One Misgurnus anguillicaudatus chromosome 22, ASM2758022v2, whole genome shotgun sequence DNA segment encodes these proteins:
- the fbxw5 gene encoding F-box/WD repeat-containing protein 5: protein MASGPGLPDSLVLEIFLHLPHKAVLSAGLTCHQWFAVSRDEFLWKELFYNYYRIPRSVPRHPAALSWYREFKRLYDCIPCVEVQTLKEHHDQVLHLAFSHRGHRFSSCSKDCTVKLWDTERPDGTISLVHSSSMRHFNWGYTQFSQFNADDTLLLVSGVYLGPHHSSSGEIAVISLENYTLLSRVRNKPYDVFGCWLNETHLISGNLHWIGNMTSCTVLWLNKAFQDIESENVNVVKRLFKIQNINASTIRTVMVAHCRRHDSPDLLLDYEAQSQAQAQQTQQHQPLLFDLGSTDSEEEEDEEDEDYVDEERRDKRGSAHLPSFNPSGLQHVIHGRKNTAARDRELETHVAKLMGSRRTKAPDPNLVSPSAPGGEEEKTYLLFTTGSLTYSPHQIGIKRIMPEQMTTCGPVLGEERSTEEFFDSLDHVIDIHGHIIGMGLSPDHRYLYVNSRAWPTGCVISDPMSPPPIAEEIDLHVIDLKSLREERRSLRAHRAFTPNDECFFIFLDVSRDFVASGAEDKHGYIWDRHYNICLARLQHDDVVNSVAFSPADQELLLSASDDSTIKVWRSPRMVRLGQSPQRPHRARKLLSSLFGHRSAHLNGKP from the exons ATGGCAAGTGGCCCTGGCTTGCCAGACAGCCTGGTGCTGGAGATCTTCTTGCATCTTCCTCACAAGGCGGTGCTAAGCGCTGGCCTTACCTGCCATCAGTGGTTCGCTGTGTCACGGGATGAGTTTCTCTGGAAGGAGCTCTTCTACAACTACTACCGCATCCCACGCTCTGTGCCCCGCCACCCAG CGGCTTTGTCATGGTACAGGGAGTTTAAGCGGTTGTATGACTGTATCCCCTGTGTGGAGgttcaaactttaaaggaacatcATGACCAGGTCTTGCATCTGGCCTTCTCTCACCGCGGGCACCGCTTTTCCTCCTGTTCCAAAGACTGCACTGTTAAG CTGTGGGACACAGAGCGTCCAGATGGCACCATCTCTTTGGTTCACAGTTCCAGCATGCGGCATTTTAACTGGGGCTACACTCAGTTCTCCCAGTTTAACGCTGATGACACACTCCTGCTGGTCTCAGGGGTTTACCTGGGCCCACATCACTCCTCTTCCGGAGAGATCGCAGTCATTAGTTTAG AGAACTACACCCTGCTGTCTCGTGTGAGAAATAAGCCCTACGACGTGTTCGGCTGCTGGCTGAATGAGACTCACCTCATCTCTGGTAACTTGCATTGGATTGGCAACATGACCTCCTGCACTGTGCTTTGGCTCAACAAAGCCTTCCAG GACATTGAGTCAGAAAATGTGAATGTGGTGAAGCGTCTCTTTAAGATCCAAAACATTAATGCCAGCACCATCCGCACAGTGATGGTCGCCCACTGTCGTCGTCATGACTCCCCGGACCTGCTTCTGGACTACGAAGCTCAATCACAGGCTCAGGCCCAGCAGACACAACAGCACCAGCCTTTGCTCTTTGATCTTGGGAGCACAGACAGTGAAGAGGAGGAGGATGAAGAAGATGAGGATTATGTGGATGAGGAGCGAAGAGACAAGAGAGGCTCTGCACATCTGCCCTCATTTAACCCATCTGGATTGCAGCATGTTATACAT GGACGTAAGAACACCGCAGCCCGCGATCGTGAGTTAGAGACGCATGTGGCAAAGCTAATGGGCAGCAGGCGCACAAAAGCTCCTGATCCAAACCTGGTGTCTCCATCTGCTCCTGGAGGTGAAGAAGAAAAGACTTACCTCCTCTTCACCACAGGCAGCCTCACCTATTCCCCTCACCAAATAG GTATTAAGCGTATAATGCCTGAACAGATGACAACTTGTGGGCCCGTGTTGGGAGAGGAGCGCAGCACAGAGGAGTTCTTTGACTCGCTGGATCATGTGATCGACATACATGGTCACATCATTGGCATGGGACTGTCACCCGACCACAG GTACTTGTATGTGAACAGTCGAGCATGGCCAACGGGCTGTGTGATATCAGATCCTATGTCCCCTCCACCTATCGCAGAAGAGATCGACCTGCACGTGATTGATCTGAAGAGTCTAAGAGAGGAGCGTCGCAGCCTTCGAGCCCACCGGGCTTTCACTCCGAATGACGAATGCTTCTTCATCTTCCTCGATGTCAGCAGGGATTTTGTTGCCAG TGGAGCGGAGGACAAGCACGGTTACATCTGGGACCGGCACTACAACATCTGCCTGGCGCGTCTGCAGCACGACGACGTGGTCAACTCTGTAGCCTTCAGCCCAGCGGACCAGGAGCTGTTGCTGTCTGCCAGCGATGACTCCACCATTAAAGTATGGCGCTCACCACGCATGGTGCGACTTGGACAGAGCCCACAGCGGCCCCACAGGGCTCGAAAACTTCTCTCCTCCCTGTTCGGCCACAGAAGTGCTCATTTGAACGGTAAGCCTTGA
- the traf2b gene encoding TNF receptor-associated factor 2 isoform X1, whose product MMDSENNMQMISTGDAVSKWKAMARPSLPSSLDSTLPGISRDVLSVSMESKYQCQQCKEILRKPYQAQCGHRFCVFCFKQLTSTGPIPCEACRSEGIFEETISILNITVAFPDNAARREIDSLPAKCNNEGCSWTGSLKDYESQHEGRCDFERVKCEACQALILLSEKDRHNERECEARTLNCKYCKVTFNFKEIKAHDEICQKFPMQCKECGKKKIPREKFQEHTKSCAKSKSACQFSEIGCRAVVDNGKLQEHEQTSVMEHLRLMLGVLSSVRLRAEGGGEWQEDSGLGLYRGPEDALPAGAQATAHNAGRGGSPGVQQKVTALENIVCVLNREVERTALTLEALSRQHRLDQDKIENLSNKVRQLERTLTMRDLQLAESEQSLRELQFCTYDGVFIWKIADFSRRRQDAVGGRAPAMFSPAFYSSKYGYKMCLRLYLNGDGTGRGTHLSLFFVVMRGKYDALLKWPFSQKVTLMLLDQNNREHIIDAFRPDVSSTSFQRPISEMNIASGCPLFCPLAKLAGKSSYLRDDTIFIKAIVDLTGL is encoded by the exons ATGATGGACTCTGAAAACAATATGCaa ATGATCAGCACCGGTGACGCTGTGAGTAAATGGAAGGCAATGGCACGCCCATCTTTACCCTCCTCTTTGGACTCCACATTGCCTGGGATATCTCGGGATGTGCTGTCGGTTTCTATGGAATCAAAATACCAGTGTCAGCAGTGTAAAGAGATCCTGCGGAAACCTTATCAAGCACAGTGTGGCCATCGCTTCTGTGTGTTCTGTTTCAAACAACTCACCAG cACAGGGCCGATACCCTGCGAAGCCTGCCGTTCTGAGGGTATATTTGAGGAGACGATTTCTATACTCAATATAACAGTG GCATTTCCTGATAACGCAGCGCGCAGAGAAATTGATAGCTTGCCTGCTAAATGTAATAATGAAGGCTGTAGTTGGACTGGATCACTGAAAGACTATGAG aGTCAACATGAAGGTCGCTGTGACTTTGAGCGTGTCAAATGTGAAGCATGTCAGGCACTCATCTTGCTCAGTGAGAAAGACCGTCATAATGAACGCGAGTGTGAGGCCAGAACGCTCAATTGCAAATATTGCAAAGTCACATTTAACTTCAAAGAAATTAAG GCACACGATGAAATATGTCAGAAGTTTCCCATGCAGTGCAAAGAATGCGGCAAAAAGAAAATCCCCAGAGAAAAG tttcaaGAGCATACAAAATCTTGTGCAAAGTCCAAGTCAGCGTGTCAGTTCAGTGAGATCGGGTGCAGGGCAGTG GTGGACAATGGTAAGCTGCAGGAACATGAGCAGACAAGTGTCATGGAGCACCTACGTCTCATGTTGGGGGTTTTGTCCTCCGTGAGGTTGCGTGCTGAGGGAGGTGGAGAGTGGCAGGAGGATTCCGGGTTGGGATTGTATCGCGGACCTGAAGATGCACTTCCGGCAGGAGCCCAAGCCACAGCGCATAATGCAGGAAGAGGAGGCAGCCCTGGTGTGCAGCAGAAAGTGACGGCATTGGAAAACATAGTGTGCGTGCTGAATCGAGAGGTGGAGCGCACGGCCCTCACCCTGGAAGCGCTGTCACGCCAACATCGACTGGACCAGGACAAAATTGAGAACTTGTCGAACAAG GTGAGACAGCTGGAACGTACTTTAACCATGCGAGACCTGCAGTTAGCAGAATCAGAGCAGTCTTTGCGGGAGCTGCAGTTTTGCACATACGATGGAGTTTTCATATGGAAAATAGCAGACTTCTCTCGCCGCAGACAAGATGCAGTGGGTGGCCGAGCACCTGCTATGTTCTCACCTG CTTTCTACTCCAGTAAATATGGGTATAAGATGTGTCTGAGACTTTATCTTAATGGTGATGGCACAGGCAGAGGTACACACCTCTCCCTCTTCTTTGTGGTCATGAGGGGCAAATATGATGCACTCCTAAAGTGGCCCTTCAGCCAAAAG GTGACATTAATGCTTTTGGATCAAAACAATAGAGAGCACATCATTGATGCCTTTAGACCTGACGTGAGTTCCACTTCTTTTCAGAGGCCCATCAGCGAGATGAATATAGCTAGTGGGTGCCCTCTTTTCTGCCCCCTTGCTAAGCTAGCGGGTAAAAGCTCCTATCTGAGAGATGATACAATATTTATTAAAGCCATAGTGGATCTAACTGGCTtgtaa
- the traf2b gene encoding TNF receptor-associated factor 2 isoform X2, translated as MISTGDAVSKWKAMARPSLPSSLDSTLPGISRDVLSVSMESKYQCQQCKEILRKPYQAQCGHRFCVFCFKQLTSTGPIPCEACRSEGIFEETISILNITVAFPDNAARREIDSLPAKCNNEGCSWTGSLKDYESQHEGRCDFERVKCEACQALILLSEKDRHNERECEARTLNCKYCKVTFNFKEIKAHDEICQKFPMQCKECGKKKIPREKFQEHTKSCAKSKSACQFSEIGCRAVVDNGKLQEHEQTSVMEHLRLMLGVLSSVRLRAEGGGEWQEDSGLGLYRGPEDALPAGAQATAHNAGRGGSPGVQQKVTALENIVCVLNREVERTALTLEALSRQHRLDQDKIENLSNKVRQLERTLTMRDLQLAESEQSLRELQFCTYDGVFIWKIADFSRRRQDAVGGRAPAMFSPAFYSSKYGYKMCLRLYLNGDGTGRGTHLSLFFVVMRGKYDALLKWPFSQKVTLMLLDQNNREHIIDAFRPDVSSTSFQRPISEMNIASGCPLFCPLAKLAGKSSYLRDDTIFIKAIVDLTGL; from the exons ATGATCAGCACCGGTGACGCTGTGAGTAAATGGAAGGCAATGGCACGCCCATCTTTACCCTCCTCTTTGGACTCCACATTGCCTGGGATATCTCGGGATGTGCTGTCGGTTTCTATGGAATCAAAATACCAGTGTCAGCAGTGTAAAGAGATCCTGCGGAAACCTTATCAAGCACAGTGTGGCCATCGCTTCTGTGTGTTCTGTTTCAAACAACTCACCAG cACAGGGCCGATACCCTGCGAAGCCTGCCGTTCTGAGGGTATATTTGAGGAGACGATTTCTATACTCAATATAACAGTG GCATTTCCTGATAACGCAGCGCGCAGAGAAATTGATAGCTTGCCTGCTAAATGTAATAATGAAGGCTGTAGTTGGACTGGATCACTGAAAGACTATGAG aGTCAACATGAAGGTCGCTGTGACTTTGAGCGTGTCAAATGTGAAGCATGTCAGGCACTCATCTTGCTCAGTGAGAAAGACCGTCATAATGAACGCGAGTGTGAGGCCAGAACGCTCAATTGCAAATATTGCAAAGTCACATTTAACTTCAAAGAAATTAAG GCACACGATGAAATATGTCAGAAGTTTCCCATGCAGTGCAAAGAATGCGGCAAAAAGAAAATCCCCAGAGAAAAG tttcaaGAGCATACAAAATCTTGTGCAAAGTCCAAGTCAGCGTGTCAGTTCAGTGAGATCGGGTGCAGGGCAGTG GTGGACAATGGTAAGCTGCAGGAACATGAGCAGACAAGTGTCATGGAGCACCTACGTCTCATGTTGGGGGTTTTGTCCTCCGTGAGGTTGCGTGCTGAGGGAGGTGGAGAGTGGCAGGAGGATTCCGGGTTGGGATTGTATCGCGGACCTGAAGATGCACTTCCGGCAGGAGCCCAAGCCACAGCGCATAATGCAGGAAGAGGAGGCAGCCCTGGTGTGCAGCAGAAAGTGACGGCATTGGAAAACATAGTGTGCGTGCTGAATCGAGAGGTGGAGCGCACGGCCCTCACCCTGGAAGCGCTGTCACGCCAACATCGACTGGACCAGGACAAAATTGAGAACTTGTCGAACAAG GTGAGACAGCTGGAACGTACTTTAACCATGCGAGACCTGCAGTTAGCAGAATCAGAGCAGTCTTTGCGGGAGCTGCAGTTTTGCACATACGATGGAGTTTTCATATGGAAAATAGCAGACTTCTCTCGCCGCAGACAAGATGCAGTGGGTGGCCGAGCACCTGCTATGTTCTCACCTG CTTTCTACTCCAGTAAATATGGGTATAAGATGTGTCTGAGACTTTATCTTAATGGTGATGGCACAGGCAGAGGTACACACCTCTCCCTCTTCTTTGTGGTCATGAGGGGCAAATATGATGCACTCCTAAAGTGGCCCTTCAGCCAAAAG GTGACATTAATGCTTTTGGATCAAAACAATAGAGAGCACATCATTGATGCCTTTAGACCTGACGTGAGTTCCACTTCTTTTCAGAGGCCCATCAGCGAGATGAATATAGCTAGTGGGTGCCCTCTTTTCTGCCCCCTTGCTAAGCTAGCGGGTAAAAGCTCCTATCTGAGAGATGATACAATATTTATTAAAGCCATAGTGGATCTAACTGGCTtgtaa